In Candidatus Contubernalis alkalaceticus, the following proteins share a genomic window:
- a CDS encoding shikimate kinase, translated as MRNIIISGFMGTGKTVTGIKLSQYLKCPFIDIDAVVEEMEMKSISNIFKEKGEDYFRKLETQAIKRVLKREGQVISTGGGSLLKQENRKLLKDGGLLFCLSASPEEIYRRVGGAGGRPLLEGKDPLNKIRMILSERQSIYNEVSHSIETDGKSPEEVAKRIFKIVKELEGK; from the coding sequence GAATTAAACTGTCTCAGTATTTGAAATGTCCCTTTATAGATATTGATGCAGTGGTAGAAGAGATGGAGATGAAAAGTATTTCTAATATTTTTAAAGAAAAAGGGGAAGATTATTTTCGTAAGTTGGAGACTCAGGCGATTAAAAGAGTTCTAAAGAGAGAGGGACAGGTCATATCTACCGGAGGAGGTTCCTTGTTAAAGCAGGAAAACAGGAAACTATTGAAGGACGGTGGGCTCTTATTCTGTCTTTCTGCCTCCCCTGAAGAAATTTATCGGAGGGTAGGTGGGGCTGGAGGCAGACCGCTTTTGGAGGGTAAGGATCCATTAAATAAAATTCGAATGATTCTATCAGAAAGACAATCAATTTATAATGAAGTTTCCCATTCTATTGAGACTGATGGTAAAAGTCCGGAGGAAGTGGCGAAAAGAATTTTTAAAATAGTTAAAGAATTAGAGGGAAAATAG